A window of Desulfovibrio sp. X2 contains these coding sequences:
- a CDS encoding tRNA (5-methylaminomethyl-2-thiouridylate)-methyltransferase: MTRRYDALSLFSGGLDSLLAHKLIERQGLRVLGLHFVTPFFGKPEKLAHWREIYGVDVTAVEVGDEYLRMLLAGPVHGLGSNLNPCMDCKVLMLRRARAMLAEHGAKFVISGEVVGQRPMSQRRDALNAIRRDAGVKDLLLRPLSALVLEPTPMEESGLVDRARLLNAAGRGRAKQLALAREFGITEIPTPGGGCRLTEREPCSRYAPILRHMSAPTAADMLLANTGRQFWSRGAGNGEKGARWLVIGRHQEDNEILAGLVRPGDLTLDLDAFPSPLAVARPVDGRPWDEETVRDAAAFLASYSPKAVRAGGEVDVQVRLVGEAEGEGEGAVRLVSVLPSRTTPAGWSEPCREDVEQWKKEQRERA, encoded by the coding sequence ATGACCCGACGCTACGATGCGCTTTCCCTGTTTTCAGGCGGTCTCGATTCCCTCCTGGCCCACAAGTTGATCGAGCGCCAGGGCCTGCGGGTCCTGGGGCTGCACTTCGTCACCCCCTTCTTCGGCAAACCGGAAAAGCTGGCGCACTGGCGCGAGATCTACGGCGTGGACGTCACGGCCGTGGAGGTGGGCGACGAGTATCTGCGCATGCTCCTGGCCGGGCCCGTGCACGGCCTGGGCTCGAACCTCAATCCCTGCATGGACTGCAAGGTGCTCATGCTGCGCCGGGCGCGCGCCATGCTGGCCGAGCACGGCGCGAAGTTCGTCATCTCCGGCGAGGTCGTGGGGCAGCGGCCCATGTCGCAGCGCCGCGACGCGCTGAACGCCATCCGCCGCGACGCGGGCGTGAAGGATCTGCTGCTCAGGCCCCTCTCGGCCCTGGTGCTGGAGCCCACGCCCATGGAGGAGTCGGGCCTCGTGGACCGCGCGCGGCTCCTGAACGCCGCGGGCCGAGGACGCGCCAAGCAGCTCGCCCTGGCGCGGGAGTTCGGCATCACCGAGATCCCCACGCCCGGGGGCGGCTGCCGCCTGACCGAGCGCGAGCCGTGCAGCCGCTACGCGCCCATCCTGCGCCACATGTCCGCGCCCACTGCCGCGGACATGCTCCTGGCCAACACGGGCAGGCAGTTCTGGTCGCGCGGGGCAGGGAACGGGGAGAAGGGCGCGCGCTGGCTGGTCATCGGCCGCCACCAGGAGGACAACGAGATCCTTGCCGGGCTCGTGCGGCCCGGCGACCTCACCCTGGACCTGGACGCCTTTCCGAGCCCCCTGGCCGTGGCCAGGCCGGTGGACGGCCGCCCCTGGGACGAGGAGACGGTCCGCGACGCGGCCGCCTTCCTGGCCTCCTATTCGCCCAAGGCCGTGCGCGCCGGGGGCGAGGTGGACGTGCAGGTGCGGCTCGTCGGGGAGGCGGAGGGCGAAGGGGAGGGCGCCGTGCGCCTCGTCTCCGTCTTGCCCTCGCGGACCACGCCCGCGGGCTGGAGCGAGCCCTGCCGGGAAGACGTGGAGCAGTGGAAGAAGGAGCAGCGGGAGCGGGCCTGA